From Harpia harpyja isolate bHarHar1 chromosome 21, bHarHar1 primary haplotype, whole genome shotgun sequence, one genomic window encodes:
- the LOC128134982 gene encoding olfactory receptor 14C36-like produces the protein MVEQRKVILMANSFSDRRKDSAGNKCLSPAEGENSSDLFHLFPSSFPWSPRDPRREPRGGRESAALGWSSAAELCRAPGTEGAHDPHAQRDQMSNSSSITQFLLLAFADTRELQLLHFGLFLGIYLAALLGNGLIITAIACDHHLHTPMYFFLLNLSLLDLGCISSILPKVMANSLWDTRAISYLGCAAQAFLLVFFISAECFLLTVMAYDRYIAICKPLHYGTLLGSRACVHMAAAAWGSGCFYALLHTANTFSIPLCQGHAVDQVFCEIPQILKLACSDAYLREFQLLVFSAFVFWGCFVFIVLSYVQIFRAVLRIPSEQGRHKAFSTCLPHLAVVSLFLSTATFAYLKPPSISSSSLDLVIAVLYSVVPPAVNPLIYSMRNQDLKDAVWKWMTEFFQKLLCPSSSAYDS, from the exons ATGGTGGAACAAAGGAAGGTGATTCTCATGGCCAACTCTTTTTCTGATAGAAGAAAGGACAGTGCTGGCAataagtgtctctccccagctgagggagagAACAGCAGTGATTTGTTCCATCTCTTTCCCAGCAgcttcccctggagccccagggacccccggagggagcccagagggggcagagaaagtgctgccttgggctggtcctctgctgctgagctgtgccGGGCTCCTGGGACGGAGGGAGCTCATG ATCCCCATGCCCAGAGGGAccaaatgtccaacagcagctccatcacccagttcctcctcctggcattcgCAGACacacgggagctgcagctcttgcactttgggctcttcctgggcatctacctggctgccctcctgggcaacggcctcatcatcaccgccatagcctgcgaccaccacctccacacccccatgtacttcttccttctcaacctctccctcctcgaccttGGCTGCATTTCCAGCATTCTCCCCAAAGTCATGGCCAACTctctctgggacaccagggccatctcctacttGGGATGTGCTGCCCAGGcctttctgcttgtctttttcatttcagcagagTGTTTTCTTCTCAccgtcatggcctatgaccgctacattgccatctgcaaacccctgcactacgggaccctcctgggcagcagagcttgtgtccacatggcagcagctgcctggggcagtggttgTTTCTATGCtttgctgcacactgccaatacattctCAATCCCTCTCTGCCAAGGCCATGCTGTAGACCAggtcttctgtgaaatcccccagatcctcaagctcgcctgctcagatgcctacctcagggaatttCAACTTCTCGTGTTTAGTGCTTTTGtcttttgggggtgttttgttttcatcgtgctgtcctatgtgcagatcttcagggcggtgctgaggatcccctctgagcagggacggcacaaagccttttccacctgcctccctcacctggccgtggtctccctgtttctcagcactgccacatttgcctacctgaagcccccttCCATCTCATCCTCATCCCTGGATCTGGTGAtagcagttctgtactcagtcgtgcctccagcagtgaaccccctcatctacagcatgaggaaccaggaccTCAAGGATGCAGTGTGGAAATGGATGACGGAATTTTTCCAGAAGCTGTTGTGTCCATCTTCTTCAGCATATGACTCGTAA